Proteins encoded within one genomic window of Micromonospora halotolerans:
- a CDS encoding class I SAM-dependent methyltransferase — protein MSARDVEAHRDEPVHGGHDYDEVYRDTADSGGPPWDIGGPQPALAEVLDHGVRGPTVLDIGCGSGDLAIALARRGHRVTAVDISRVAIDQARAKAAAEGLPVHFEVQDATNLSLPSAPFDSVFDSGLLHSIHRNGGAVDRYLASLPGLAAPGAAVFVLAVSPEAGHGWGMTEQELRAGFAGPEWVDTEVTDIDVVAQTDGSTLHLAGHLLRTVRALDA, from the coding sequence GTGAGCGCACGAGACGTCGAAGCGCACCGCGACGAGCCCGTCCACGGTGGGCACGACTACGACGAGGTCTACCGCGACACCGCCGACTCGGGCGGGCCGCCCTGGGACATCGGCGGCCCCCAACCGGCGCTCGCCGAGGTGCTCGACCACGGGGTCCGGGGCCCGACGGTGCTGGACATCGGCTGCGGCAGCGGCGATCTCGCGATCGCGCTCGCCCGGCGCGGCCACCGGGTGACGGCGGTCGACATCTCCCGGGTGGCCATCGACCAGGCCCGCGCCAAGGCCGCCGCCGAGGGCCTGCCGGTGCATTTCGAGGTCCAGGACGCCACCAACCTGTCGTTGCCCTCGGCGCCGTTCGACTCGGTGTTCGACTCCGGTCTGCTGCACAGCATCCACCGCAACGGCGGCGCGGTGGACCGCTACCTCGCGTCGCTGCCGGGCCTCGCCGCGCCGGGCGCGGCCGTCTTCGTGCTGGCCGTCTCGCCGGAGGCGGGCCACGGCTGGGGCATGACCGAGCAGGAGCTGCGGGCGGGCTTCGCCGGGCCGGAGTGGGTCGACACCGAGGTCACGGACATCGACGTGGTCGCGCAGACCGACGGCTCGACCCTTCACCTGGCCGGTCACCTGCTCCGCACGGTCCGCGCACTCGACGCCTGA
- a CDS encoding FAD-dependent monooxygenase, with translation MIRTMLRLRARQGCEPAVRSAWGTVAEQVGGLAGNLRHELLLDALDPRGFVLVTEWADEKALRAYRDGPVAARLAELVRPLTEPGGPVDYPVLREHGTGDSTVYVDVELTVPAPRLAEFHRGYPEVRARMAGIPGYRREQLLREPGSDVHHIFAEWNSAGEFLRWIADPAHASAQAGPIAPFLLDIRRRLFHVVPDGNGRRHATTGREADVHRTTDVLVVGAGPAGLTAAVELARRGVDCRVIDKLATPAGQADKAIGVHCRTMEIWEEQGVVREAMDAGIWLTGNMVFVNGAETHRMSWELPGLPYAHLGLPQYETERILTARLATLGVRPRRGAELVDFAQDDDGVTATVTTADGGTETVRAKYLVGCDGAHSRVRELLGLTFTGGLGRFPQLFMLGDVDVDWDMPDGHLLRFLHETDGRMDGMLVCVPLRGERRYRIATLAPPRFFAQTGGQDAPPGFSAELGAPTLADVQAALDHLAPPGTRASNLRWSSVFRISHGIVDRYRDGRVFVVGDAAHLHPPAGGQGMNTGIQDAWNLAWKLALAVRGLAAPGLLDSYETERRPEGEEIVGRAVRMAFTDELDREDLKRQFLQEMSMLLSYAGSPLVGECVSDPDALGEAPRPGDRAPDVDGLLRRGVGHPLRLRDLTRGTRHTMLLYADASADEAALGAIAELCADVRRQAAGEVDAYLLLSPDAAEPRLLDPPTVCDADGRFRAAYGLTGAGLYLVRPDGHVGFRSQPVDPDALRKHLHLVFGGAR, from the coding sequence ATGATCAGGACGATGCTCCGGCTGCGCGCGCGTCAGGGCTGCGAGCCCGCCGTGCGGTCCGCGTGGGGGACGGTCGCGGAGCAGGTCGGCGGGCTGGCCGGCAACCTCCGGCACGAGCTACTGCTCGACGCCCTGGACCCGCGCGGGTTCGTCCTCGTCACCGAGTGGGCCGACGAGAAGGCGCTGCGGGCGTACCGGGACGGGCCGGTGGCCGCGCGGCTGGCCGAGCTGGTCCGGCCGCTGACCGAGCCCGGCGGCCCGGTCGACTACCCCGTGCTGCGGGAGCACGGCACGGGCGACTCGACGGTCTACGTGGACGTCGAGCTGACCGTGCCGGCCCCCCGGCTCGCCGAGTTCCACCGCGGCTACCCGGAGGTCCGGGCGCGGATGGCCGGGATACCCGGGTACCGGCGCGAGCAGTTGCTGCGCGAACCCGGGTCGGACGTGCACCACATCTTCGCCGAGTGGAACAGCGCGGGGGAGTTCCTCCGTTGGATCGCCGACCCGGCCCACGCCTCCGCGCAGGCCGGGCCGATCGCGCCGTTCCTTCTCGACATCCGGCGCCGCCTGTTCCACGTCGTGCCCGACGGGAACGGCCGGCGACACGCCACCACGGGCAGGGAGGCCGACGTGCACAGGACAACGGACGTACTCGTCGTCGGGGCGGGGCCCGCCGGGCTGACCGCCGCCGTCGAGCTGGCCCGGCGGGGCGTCGACTGCCGGGTGATCGACAAGCTGGCCACCCCGGCCGGACAGGCGGACAAGGCGATCGGCGTGCACTGCCGCACCATGGAGATCTGGGAGGAGCAGGGCGTCGTCCGGGAGGCCATGGACGCCGGGATCTGGCTCACCGGCAACATGGTCTTCGTCAACGGGGCGGAGACCCACCGGATGAGCTGGGAGCTGCCCGGCCTGCCGTACGCGCACCTCGGCCTGCCCCAGTACGAGACCGAGCGCATCCTCACCGCCCGCCTGGCCACCCTCGGGGTGCGTCCGCGGCGCGGCGCCGAGCTGGTCGACTTCGCGCAGGACGACGACGGCGTGACGGCCACCGTCACCACGGCCGACGGCGGCACCGAGACGGTGCGCGCGAAGTACCTGGTCGGCTGCGACGGCGCGCACAGCCGGGTCCGAGAGCTGCTCGGGCTGACCTTCACCGGCGGGCTGGGCCGCTTCCCCCAGCTGTTCATGCTCGGCGACGTCGACGTGGACTGGGACATGCCCGACGGGCACCTGCTGCGGTTCCTGCACGAGACCGACGGCCGCATGGACGGCATGCTGGTCTGCGTCCCGCTGCGCGGCGAGCGCCGGTACCGGATCGCCACGCTGGCCCCGCCCCGGTTCTTCGCGCAGACCGGCGGGCAGGACGCCCCGCCCGGGTTCAGCGCGGAGCTGGGCGCGCCGACCCTGGCCGACGTCCAGGCCGCCCTCGACCACCTCGCCCCGCCCGGCACCCGCGCCTCGAACCTGCGCTGGTCGTCGGTGTTCCGGATCAGCCACGGCATCGTGGACCGCTACCGCGACGGCCGGGTGTTCGTGGTCGGCGACGCGGCCCACCTGCACCCGCCGGCCGGCGGGCAGGGCATGAACACCGGGATCCAGGACGCCTGGAACCTGGCCTGGAAGCTGGCCCTGGCGGTGCGCGGGCTCGCCGCGCCCGGCCTGCTGGACAGCTACGAGACCGAGCGGCGGCCGGAGGGCGAGGAGATCGTCGGCCGTGCCGTGCGGATGGCGTTCACCGACGAGCTGGACCGCGAGGACCTGAAGCGGCAGTTCCTCCAGGAGATGTCCATGCTGCTCAGCTACGCGGGCAGCCCGCTGGTCGGCGAGTGCGTGTCCGATCCGGACGCGCTGGGCGAGGCCCCCCGTCCGGGCGACCGCGCCCCCGACGTGGACGGGCTGCTGCGGCGCGGCGTCGGCCACCCGCTGCGGCTGCGCGACCTGACCCGCGGCACCCGCCACACGATGCTGCTCTACGCCGACGCGTCGGCCGACGAGGCGGCGCTGGGCGCCATCGCCGAGCTCTGCGCCGACGTGCGGCGGCAGGCGGCCGGGGAGGTCGACGCGTACCTGCTGCTCAGTCCGGACGCCGCCGAGCCGCGGTTGCTCGACCCGCCGACGGTGTGCGACGCCGACGGCCGGTTCCGCGCCGCGTACGGGCTGACCGGCGCCGGGCTGTACCTGGTCCGCCCGGACGGGCACGTCGGCTTCCGCAGCCAACCGGTCGACCCCGACGCGCTCCGCAAGCACCTGCACCTGGTGTTCGGGGGTGCCCGGTGA
- a CDS encoding putative quinol monooxygenase, which yields MSRVRTVLAMRTREGCEEQFESEWRSAAEEIRTLDGCLHQDLVRDADDPRSYLIISDWADRERLDAFGRSEHRDRLLRIIRELRESAQRHTYQVLHSVGSAPEEDR from the coding sequence GTGAGTCGCGTACGGACCGTGCTCGCCATGCGCACCCGGGAGGGCTGCGAGGAGCAATTCGAGTCGGAGTGGCGCAGCGCGGCCGAGGAGATCCGCACACTGGACGGCTGCCTGCACCAGGACCTGGTACGCGACGCGGACGACCCCCGCAGCTACCTGATCATCAGCGACTGGGCGGACCGCGAGCGGCTGGACGCCTTCGGCCGCAGCGAGCACCGGGACCGGCTGCTGCGCATCATCCGCGAGCTGCGTGAGTCCGCGCAGCGGCACACCTACCAGGTGCTGCACAGCGTGGGCAGCGCACCCGAGGAGGACCGATGA
- a CDS encoding cytochrome P450 family protein codes for MTEDAVPASELYTDGFAADPYPTFARLRTDRPVCPVSSPRFDSWLITRFDDARAALTDPRLSKDLYGPGQHYLRIFGPNSEGLNRNMLNSDPPEHTRLRRVVSQAFAPRRIEALRPRVAQVVDHLIDKMLPQGQAELMHDFAIPLPMTVICELLGVPPEDHDRVLDWTQVIRTSGSTRRPPQEERAAVQEAQLRLHHYFADLVRAKRDDPADDIIGALIDAVDRDGTLSEAELVTTTFLLVFAGHQTTADFLGNAMLALLTHPEQLEMLRATPQLLPAAIEELLRFDGPLPVASPRIATEDVEYEGVCIPRGAIVGVAINAANHDPAHFTDPDRLDLRRVRGPHLGFGHGVHYCLGVSLARMEAQIALAALLRRLPGLRLGVPLDEVRRLPAASPFRGLLELPITFAA; via the coding sequence ATGACCGAGGACGCCGTTCCGGCGAGCGAGCTCTACACCGACGGGTTCGCCGCCGACCCCTACCCGACCTTCGCCCGGCTGCGCACCGACCGGCCGGTGTGCCCGGTCAGCTCCCCGCGCTTCGACTCCTGGCTGATCACCCGCTTCGACGACGCCCGGGCGGCGCTCACCGACCCGCGGCTGTCCAAGGACCTCTACGGTCCCGGCCAGCACTACCTGCGGATCTTCGGGCCGAACTCCGAGGGCTTGAACCGCAACATGCTCAACTCCGACCCGCCCGAGCACACCCGGCTGCGCCGGGTCGTCTCCCAGGCGTTCGCGCCGCGGCGGATCGAGGCCCTGCGGCCGCGGGTGGCGCAGGTCGTCGACCACCTGATCGACAAGATGCTCCCGCAGGGCCAGGCCGAGCTGATGCACGACTTCGCCATCCCGCTGCCCATGACGGTCATCTGCGAGCTGCTCGGCGTGCCGCCGGAGGACCACGACCGGGTGCTCGACTGGACCCAGGTGATCCGCACCTCCGGCTCGACCCGCCGGCCGCCGCAGGAGGAGCGGGCGGCCGTGCAGGAGGCCCAGCTGCGCCTGCACCACTACTTCGCCGACCTGGTGCGGGCCAAGCGCGACGACCCGGCCGACGACATCATCGGGGCGCTGATCGACGCGGTCGACCGCGACGGGACGCTCTCCGAGGCGGAGCTGGTCACCACCACGTTCCTGCTGGTGTTCGCCGGGCACCAGACCACCGCGGACTTCCTCGGCAACGCGATGCTCGCCCTGCTCACCCATCCCGAGCAGCTCGAGATGCTGCGCGCCACGCCCCAGCTGCTGCCGGCGGCGATCGAGGAGCTGCTCCGGTTCGACGGCCCGCTTCCGGTGGCCAGCCCGCGGATCGCCACCGAGGACGTCGAGTACGAGGGGGTGTGCATCCCGCGCGGCGCGATCGTCGGCGTGGCGATCAACGCGGCGAACCACGACCCCGCGCACTTCACCGACCCCGACCGGCTGGACCTGCGCCGGGTCCGCGGCCCGCACCTGGGCTTCGGGCACGGCGTGCACTACTGCCTCGGCGTCTCACTGGCCCGGATGGAGGCGCAGATCGCGCTCGCCGCGCTGCTGCGCCGGCTGCCCGGGCTGCGGCTCGGCGTGCCCCTCGACGAGGTGCGCCGGCTGCCCGCCGCGTCGCCGTTCCGCGGCCTGCTGGAGCTGCCGATCACCTTCGCCGCCTGA
- a CDS encoding TcmI family type II polyketide cyclase produces MVFRNVIVCHMVPGSDKIVGDVFGHYDQATRPQDLGVIGRILLSHHDLYIHVIEREQDPRISGQTRGLPAFQKIAEAIGPYVTPYPRYWKNPSDSVAKEFYHWAPEGEPPADTTLTVIVGRIKPGAEPDVARVFGESDAGSLPTELGVTGRWLYSIDDVYVHLLEQEASAAEATRNNHDAKPVFAKVMQDLAPYVSPYRPEEWHGPQDSVATVFYRWQAQD; encoded by the coding sequence ATGGTCTTCCGGAACGTGATCGTCTGCCACATGGTCCCCGGCAGCGACAAGATCGTCGGGGACGTCTTCGGCCACTACGACCAGGCCACCCGACCCCAGGACCTCGGGGTCATCGGGCGCATCCTGCTGTCCCACCACGACCTCTACATCCACGTCATCGAGCGCGAGCAGGACCCGCGGATCTCCGGCCAGACCCGCGGGCTGCCCGCGTTCCAGAAGATCGCCGAGGCCATCGGCCCGTACGTGACGCCGTACCCGCGCTACTGGAAGAACCCGTCCGACTCGGTGGCCAAGGAGTTCTACCACTGGGCCCCGGAGGGGGAGCCGCCCGCGGACACCACGCTGACCGTGATCGTCGGGCGGATCAAGCCCGGCGCCGAACCGGACGTGGCCCGGGTCTTCGGCGAGTCGGACGCCGGGTCGCTGCCGACCGAGCTGGGCGTCACCGGGCGCTGGCTCTACTCGATCGACGACGTCTACGTCCACCTGCTCGAACAGGAGGCGTCGGCGGCCGAGGCGACCCGGAACAACCACGACGCCAAGCCGGTCTTCGCGAAGGTGATGCAGGACCTGGCGCCCTACGTGAGCCCGTACCGGCCGGAGGAGTGGCACGGCCCGCAGGACTCGGTGGCCACCGTGTTCTACCGCTGGCAGGCCCAGGACTGA
- a CDS encoding DUF2238 domain-containing protein → MSRARGFVPPALLVLVLAALVASGIRPYDRLTWLLETVWVLVGVPLVLVTWRRFPLTTLLCCLLAAHALILVVGGHYSYARTPVGDWAREAFHLSRNPYDRLGHFAQGFVPAILVREILVRRSPLRGSRWLAPLVVCACLAFSALFEMIEWWAALAGGSAADDFLATQGDVWDTQWDMFLALVGAITSLALLSRLHDRQLPGPAPQAGPPVAVPG, encoded by the coding sequence GTGTCCCGAGCGCGCGGATTCGTCCCACCGGCGCTGCTGGTCCTGGTCCTCGCCGCCCTGGTGGCCTCCGGCATCCGGCCGTACGACCGGCTGACCTGGCTGCTGGAGACGGTCTGGGTGCTCGTCGGCGTCCCCCTGGTGCTGGTCACCTGGCGGCGGTTCCCACTGACCACGCTGCTCTGCTGCCTGCTCGCCGCGCACGCGCTGATCCTCGTGGTCGGCGGCCACTACAGCTACGCGCGCACACCGGTCGGTGACTGGGCGCGGGAGGCGTTCCACCTGTCCCGCAACCCGTACGACCGGCTGGGGCACTTCGCCCAGGGCTTCGTGCCGGCGATCCTGGTGCGCGAGATCCTGGTCCGCCGGTCGCCGCTGCGCGGCAGTCGCTGGCTCGCCCCGCTGGTGGTCTGCGCCTGCCTGGCGTTCAGCGCCCTCTTCGAGATGATCGAGTGGTGGGCGGCGCTGGCCGGCGGGTCGGCGGCCGACGACTTCCTGGCCACCCAGGGCGACGTCTGGGACACCCAGTGGGACATGTTCCTGGCGCTGGTCGGCGCGATCACCTCGCTGGCGCTACTGAGCCGCCTGCACGACCGCCAACTGCCGGGCCCCGCCCCGCAGGCCGGGCCGCCGGTCGCCGTCCCGGGCTGA
- a CDS encoding DUF1622 domain-containing protein: MPTKEIIQHTGTLLDLAGVLVIAVGVAVATVVFGLRWWRTRQVVEHYRAYRQGVGRAILLGLELLVAGDIIRTVAVSPTFTSVGVLALIVLVRTFLSVSLQVELDGRWPWQGKGSVGASGVGSRPEG; this comes from the coding sequence GTGCCGACGAAGGAGATCATCCAGCACACCGGCACGCTCCTGGACCTCGCCGGGGTGCTGGTCATCGCGGTCGGCGTCGCGGTCGCCACGGTCGTCTTCGGGCTGCGCTGGTGGCGTACCCGGCAGGTCGTCGAGCACTACCGGGCGTATCGGCAGGGGGTGGGGCGGGCCATCCTGCTCGGCCTGGAACTCCTGGTCGCCGGGGACATCATCCGGACCGTGGCGGTGTCGCCCACCTTCACCAGCGTCGGGGTGCTGGCGCTGATCGTGCTGGTCCGGACGTTCCTCAGCGTCTCGCTGCAGGTCGAGCTGGACGGCCGCTGGCCCTGGCAGGGCAAGGGGTCGGTCGGCGCATCCGGCGTGGGGTCCCGGCCGGAGGGCTGA
- the ygiD gene encoding 4,5-DOPA-extradiol-dioxygenase, with translation MSEQNTQTVLPAAFFGHGNPMNALEVNRYTAAWREFGRSVPRPRAILVVSAHWYIGATAVTAMPRPRTIHDFYGFPRQLFDVRYPAPGLPELAEEVSDVVHPTWVGADLDSWGIDHGTWSVLTHAFPDADIPVVQLSINAFKPFDYHLDLGARLAPLRERGVLVVASGNVVHNLGGVDPRLADEGFDWARRFDDAARETVQDAPTEAARLDGHRDFDLAVPTPDHFIPLLYLAGLAGAAGDRPEVLVDGYAYGSLSMTAYTVGLRCGGAQSPGGAPSLPGGVPADSANI, from the coding sequence ATGAGCGAGCAGAACACCCAGACGGTGCTGCCGGCGGCGTTCTTCGGGCACGGCAACCCGATGAACGCCCTGGAGGTCAACCGCTACACCGCCGCCTGGCGGGAGTTCGGCCGCTCGGTGCCCCGGCCCCGGGCCATCCTGGTGGTCTCCGCGCACTGGTACATCGGCGCCACCGCGGTCACCGCGATGCCCCGGCCGCGCACCATCCACGACTTCTACGGCTTCCCGCGGCAGCTCTTCGACGTCCGCTACCCGGCGCCCGGGCTGCCGGAGCTGGCCGAGGAGGTCAGCGACGTGGTGCACCCCACCTGGGTCGGGGCCGACCTGGACTCGTGGGGCATCGACCACGGCACCTGGTCGGTGCTCACCCACGCCTTCCCCGACGCCGACATCCCGGTGGTGCAGCTGAGCATCAACGCGTTCAAGCCGTTCGACTACCACCTCGACCTCGGCGCCCGGCTCGCCCCGCTGCGGGAGCGCGGCGTGCTGGTGGTGGCCAGCGGCAACGTGGTGCACAACCTGGGCGGCGTCGACCCGCGGCTGGCCGACGAGGGCTTCGACTGGGCGCGCCGCTTCGACGACGCCGCCCGGGAGACGGTCCAGGACGCGCCGACCGAGGCGGCCCGGCTGGACGGGCACCGGGACTTCGACCTCGCCGTGCCGACCCCGGACCACTTCATCCCGCTGCTCTACCTGGCCGGGCTGGCCGGCGCCGCCGGGGACCGCCCCGAGGTGCTGGTCGACGGGTACGCGTACGGGTCGCTGTCGATGACCGCGTACACCGTGGGGCTGCGCTGCGGGGGCGCGCAGTCGCCGGGCGGCGCGCCGTCGCTGCCGGGCGGGGTGCCGGCGGACTCCGCCAACATCTGA
- a CDS encoding heavy metal translocating P-type ATPase, with amino-acid sequence MDHEHGHHGAGHDTHGGHHTHGGHDKHAGHDPEQFRRKFWLSLALTVPIVLTSHMVMDWLGYSLDFPGVRWVGPVLGTVVFFYGGWPFLVGGVREVRDRAPGMMLLISMAITVAYLASVATSLGLFDLDFWWELAALVTIMLLGHWQEMKAIGQAQGALAALAALLPDDAERLDDSGAAHRVPVADLRVGDLVLVRSGGRVPADGRIVDGAAELDESMITGESRPVPRAAGDRVVAGTVATDSALRVRVDAVGEDTALAGIGRLVAQAQSSGGRAQVLADRFAALLFYVAALAGLATFAAWLLLGDTDQAVVRTVTVLVIACPHALGLAIPLVVALSTALSARAGILVKDRLALERMRTVDAVLFDKTGTLTKGRHTVTGVAATGGLDSAAALRLAGAVEADSEHPLARALVTAAQDRGLRASARDFRSLTGRGVRATVDGADWAVGGPALLRELGVDAPAELTRAAEDWSRRGAAVLHLVRLPDSGRPEVVGAFALEDEVRPEARAAIAELREQGVKKIVMITGDARPVAEAVAADLGFRPGVDEVFAEVLPADKDKAVIELQSRGLTVAMVGDGVNDAPALARADVGVAIGAGTDVAIESAGVVLAGSDPRGVTGVIRLSRASYRKMRQNLAWAAGYNVVAIPLAAGVLAWTGVALSPAVAAVLMSASTIVVALNAQLLRRVRLTPADD; translated from the coding sequence ATGGACCACGAACACGGGCACCACGGCGCGGGCCACGACACGCACGGGGGGCATCACACGCACGGGGGGCACGACAAGCACGCCGGGCACGACCCCGAACAGTTCCGCCGCAAGTTCTGGCTGAGCCTGGCGCTGACCGTGCCGATCGTGCTGACCAGCCACATGGTCATGGACTGGCTCGGCTACTCGCTCGACTTCCCGGGCGTCCGCTGGGTCGGCCCGGTGCTGGGCACCGTCGTCTTCTTCTACGGCGGCTGGCCGTTCCTGGTCGGCGGCGTCCGTGAGGTGCGCGACCGGGCGCCGGGCATGATGCTGCTGATCTCGATGGCGATCACCGTCGCGTACCTGGCGTCGGTGGCCACCAGCCTCGGCCTGTTCGACCTGGACTTCTGGTGGGAGCTGGCCGCCCTGGTCACCATCATGCTGCTCGGTCACTGGCAGGAGATGAAGGCGATCGGGCAGGCCCAGGGTGCCCTCGCCGCGCTCGCCGCCCTGCTGCCCGACGACGCCGAACGCCTCGATGACTCCGGCGCCGCGCACCGGGTGCCGGTGGCCGACCTGCGGGTCGGTGACCTGGTGCTGGTGCGCTCCGGCGGGCGGGTCCCCGCCGACGGCCGGATCGTCGACGGGGCCGCCGAGCTGGACGAGTCGATGATCACCGGGGAGTCCCGCCCGGTGCCGCGCGCCGCCGGGGACCGGGTGGTCGCCGGGACGGTGGCCACCGACTCGGCCCTGCGGGTACGCGTCGACGCCGTCGGCGAGGACACCGCGCTCGCCGGCATCGGCCGGCTGGTCGCCCAGGCGCAGTCCTCCGGCGGGCGCGCCCAGGTGCTCGCCGACCGGTTCGCCGCGCTGCTGTTCTACGTCGCGGCCCTCGCCGGCCTGGCCACCTTCGCGGCCTGGCTGCTGCTCGGCGACACCGACCAGGCCGTGGTCCGGACCGTGACGGTGCTGGTGATCGCCTGCCCGCACGCCCTCGGTCTGGCCATCCCGCTGGTCGTGGCGCTCTCCACGGCGCTCTCCGCCCGGGCCGGCATCCTGGTGAAGGACCGGCTCGCTCTGGAACGGATGCGCACCGTCGACGCGGTGCTGTTCGACAAGACCGGCACCCTCACCAAGGGACGGCACACCGTGACCGGGGTGGCCGCCACCGGCGGGCTGGACTCGGCCGCCGCGCTGCGCCTCGCCGGCGCGGTCGAGGCCGACAGCGAGCACCCGCTCGCCCGGGCCCTGGTCACCGCCGCGCAGGACCGGGGCCTGCGGGCGTCCGCCCGCGACTTCCGCTCGCTGACCGGCCGGGGCGTACGCGCCACGGTGGACGGCGCCGACTGGGCGGTGGGCGGCCCGGCCCTGCTGCGCGAACTGGGCGTCGACGCCCCCGCCGAGCTGACCCGGGCGGCCGAGGACTGGTCCCGGCGGGGCGCCGCGGTGCTGCACCTGGTCCGGCTGCCCGACAGCGGCCGCCCCGAGGTGGTCGGCGCGTTCGCCCTTGAGGACGAGGTCCGCCCCGAGGCCCGCGCGGCCATCGCCGAACTGCGCGAGCAGGGGGTGAAGAAGATCGTGATGATCACCGGAGACGCCCGGCCGGTCGCCGAGGCGGTCGCCGCCGACCTGGGCTTCCGCCCCGGCGTGGACGAGGTCTTCGCCGAGGTGCTGCCCGCCGACAAGGACAAGGCGGTCATCGAACTCCAGTCCCGCGGGCTGACCGTGGCGATGGTCGGCGACGGGGTCAACGACGCCCCGGCCCTGGCCCGCGCCGACGTGGGCGTGGCCATCGGCGCCGGCACCGACGTGGCGATCGAATCCGCCGGGGTGGTGCTGGCCGGCTCCGACCCGCGCGGGGTCACCGGCGTGATCCGGCTGTCCCGGGCGTCGTACCGGAAGATGCGCCAGAACCTGGCCTGGGCGGCCGGCTACAACGTGGTGGCCATCCCGCTCGCCGCCGGGGTACTCGCCTGGACGGGGGTCGCGCTCAGCCCGGCGGTGGCCGCGGTGCTGATGTCGGCCTCCACCATCGTGGTGGCGCTCAACGCCCAGCTGCTCCGTCGGGTCCGGCTCACCCCGGCGGACGACTAG
- a CDS encoding TOBE domain-containing protein, producing MTVFRIGEAAELLGVSADTVRRWIDAGRLPATRDEHGHRVLDGADLAAFVRAPGHPELSSARNRLRGIVTAVVKDTVMAQVDIQAGPFRIVSLMSREAVDDLDLQVGSVAVAVIKSTTVVVERAPAPKGRTNP from the coding sequence GTGACGGTGTTCCGGATCGGCGAGGCCGCCGAACTGCTCGGGGTCAGCGCGGACACGGTCCGCCGCTGGATCGACGCCGGGCGGCTGCCGGCCACCCGCGACGAGCACGGCCACCGGGTGCTCGACGGGGCCGACCTGGCCGCGTTCGTCCGCGCCCCGGGCCACCCCGAGCTCTCCTCGGCCCGCAACCGGCTGCGCGGCATCGTCACGGCCGTCGTCAAGGACACCGTGATGGCCCAGGTCGACATCCAGGCCGGGCCCTTCCGCATCGTGTCGCTGATGAGCCGCGAGGCGGTCGACGACCTCGACCTCCAGGTCGGCTCGGTGGCCGTCGCCGTGATCAAGTCGACCACCGTCGTGGTGGAGCGCGCGCCCGCGCCGAAGGGGAGAACGAACCCGTGA
- the modA gene encoding molybdate ABC transporter substrate-binding protein, with product MRAALAGLAALTLSVTGCGGGAADEPTGGTVTVFAAASLTEPFTKLGRDYEAAHPGTRVVLNFAGSSALATQLTQGAPADVFAAASPATMKTVTDAGDAAGTPAVLVRNQLVIAVPEGNPDRVTGLADLARPGAKVALCAEQVPCGAAAKAALAAAGVRLTPATLEQDVKGALAKVKLGEVDAALVYRTDVRGAAAELDAVEFPESARAVNDYPIVVLKHAGNPAGARAFVDHVRSDAGLAVLAAAGFQAPPSR from the coding sequence ATCCGCGCCGCCCTGGCCGGACTGGCCGCGCTGACCCTGTCCGTCACCGGCTGCGGTGGCGGCGCCGCCGACGAGCCGACCGGCGGCACGGTGACCGTCTTCGCCGCCGCCTCGCTCACCGAGCCCTTCACGAAGCTCGGCAGGGACTACGAGGCGGCACACCCCGGCACCCGGGTCGTCCTCAACTTCGCCGGCAGCTCGGCGCTCGCCACGCAGCTCACCCAGGGCGCGCCGGCCGACGTGTTCGCGGCCGCCTCGCCGGCCACCATGAAGACCGTCACCGACGCGGGCGACGCCGCCGGGACACCGGCCGTCCTGGTCCGCAACCAGCTCGTCATCGCCGTACCGGAGGGCAACCCGGACCGGGTGACGGGCCTGGCCGACCTGGCGCGGCCCGGGGCGAAGGTGGCGCTCTGCGCCGAACAGGTGCCGTGCGGCGCGGCGGCGAAGGCCGCTCTCGCCGCGGCCGGCGTGCGGCTCACCCCGGCCACTCTGGAGCAGGACGTCAAGGGCGCCCTCGCCAAGGTGAAGCTGGGCGAGGTCGACGCGGCGCTGGTCTACCGCACCGACGTTCGCGGCGCCGCCGCCGAGCTGGACGCCGTCGAGTTCCCCGAGTCCGCCCGGGCGGTCAACGACTACCCGATCGTGGTCCTGAAGCACGCCGGCAACCCGGCCGGGGCCCGCGCCTTCGTCGACCACGTCCGCTCCGACGCCGGCCTGGCGGTGCTCGCCGCCGCCGGGTTCCAGGCCCCACCGAGCCGATGA